One genomic window of Lytechinus variegatus isolate NC3 chromosome 1, Lvar_3.0, whole genome shotgun sequence includes the following:
- the LOC121424575 gene encoding E3 ubiquitin-protein ligase Midline-1-like, translated as MAERNQGSGDSYTKGLTCPMCLDIFKDATLLTGCGHSFCRRCLKRYDMANYQLNHIVCPVCRKLTPWKRKRVDALSSNHALNDFIYGLYGKSGGPSRRPQQRTVKCDTCELEVLAKYLCRNCEKFMCKQCLESHQKKSGFIGHEIQLLNEILKNINFVNPSVDDIEEDMRLKVGDIMQQFRATMAKIKENPNGIKNIEEHRARVHAALDKVQEETKQAYDAKEKQINENQESLTKLLKAIEEVELACEERDTGASERS; from the coding sequence ATGGCGGAACGCAACCAGGGTTCTGGTGATAGCTATACGAAGGGGCTGACTTGTCCTATGTGCCTTGATATCTTCAAAGACGCCACGCTCCTAACCGGCTGCGGTCACAGCTTTTGTCGAAGATGTCTGAAACGATACGACATGGCCAACTATCAACTCAATCACATTGTGTGTCCGGTCTGTAGGAAGCTCACACCTTGGAAGAGAAAGCGAGTGGATGCACTCTCGTCCAACCACGCCCTCAATGATTTCATATACGGCCTCTACGGAAAATCTGGAGGGCCGTCGCGACGACCTCAGCAGCGGACTGTCAAATGCGATACTTGCGAGCTTGAGGTACTGGCGAAGTATCTCTGCAGAAATTGTGAGAAGTTCATGTGTAAGCAATGCTTGGAGAGCCATCAGAAGAAGTCCGGGTTCATAGGACACGAGATACAACTGTTGAACGAGATCCTCAAGAATATCAACTTTGTTAATCCTTCGGTGGATGACATCGAGGAAGACATGCGGCTGAAGGTGGGTGACATCATGCAGCAGTTCAGGGCCACGATGGCCAAAATTAAGGAAAACCCGAACGGGATTAAGAACATCGAAGAACATCGTGCTCGTGTCCACGCGGCCTTGGATAAGGTCCAGGAGGAGACTAAACAAGCTTATGATGCCAAAGAAAAGCAGATAAATGAGAACCAGGAGAGTCTAACCAAGTTACTCAAAGCTATTGAAGAAGTTGAACTTGCTTGCGAGGAACGTGACACAGGGGCGTCGGAGCGAAGTTAA